A DNA window from Ictalurus furcatus strain D&B chromosome 22, Billie_1.0, whole genome shotgun sequence contains the following coding sequences:
- the rusc2 gene encoding AP-4 complex accessory subunit RUSC2 — protein MDSPPKLAGETLIVHHIPLVHCQVSGSHQRCRSPLRKSNNPFSCPENLGLIRTTSLPERDVLQREALVYSSLIQTSSSSDAFEDEGMRGGEKKGVRGGSMASDTSSFTSSNSEDALPKVLTKKVHNRPSSLRHNPFLLNAREDDYDDDDDDDGHNLNGYLEDSSFHLHGNSNASLDDRVDLAPFHLHELGYNSGSFHLHESLEKPWGSDQKGASGRHFSARLEGLDLLGLDIQHRHGSSGSTLSMDCGEQEWDDDDDDQSMQGGRGSSECCGCSRTYPESFPDFAHGYCSDSSCNSSDGILVNFSTIYNKTNNIVPDKPINLNSSCTSSVSEPVCMGGAEYVSGGGAFYLDLHRSPTEAPQEATDLPSSSSCLCSSQPQGGKVELDANCNSYHNHEGLLPSETSANDLTSCMQSQAQLVVATQNYYKLVTCDVSTHSSPSPAGSSVTSCSDEHSKGSPTQPTEYFLFRHTKEREEEEEQGENAQQCEKKAEPPMSNTDSMRSNVIEGQVYVNVSPPVGGASVGARLRSRSYDRNLDKTPQPRLGSLERMLSCPVRLSEGSSPGLPPPPRVTSFAEIARNKKKNGGSPSQKTGAEASSVHSHSSGEFSPILEDLSSLINSPHWSAPLRASPGGAAKETRTKAEGGLSSSADSSPAVVRYTKDQRPTTLPIQPFTLQQQFGKPQTKPVLPLLDEYINHMQARFGSAPSERDEEDSDDDGQRPRPSPLGSYSPPRSLSCPAPLSHTPTGVAKLAPLPPTPPPATRGHCFQRANRSTLPTLPSSGLSPMAQLDPGPQEEEVKEAPVCMTQRPHNGQSLRCYSDLLPDYFSQTERPPEEFCLSPDATTEESISIDLHQKRGLVKAINTAVDLIVAHFGTSRDAGIKAKLGNSSVSPNVAHLILKYLCPAVCDVLHDGLRAYTLDIIIGQRRNQPWSVVEASTQLGPSTRVLHSLFLKVSQYSELTNHSMRLNAFILGLLNLQSLEFWFNHIYTHEDIIAAHYHPWGFLPLSQGACQPMFEELLLLLQPLSLLPFDLDLLFEPHQLQKGQEHLRCKEQLCSTRQGLEQSARSTFQLMRGPTEPIQLKQEVGSNQKGAEQLHRGRFALRCEGTWPRMDGAESKKQVRRVRRSDRAGSESESEGLVLHTGRMNGVGGEDKERERRKERERERDGERDRLRSKQAGWWFQLMQSSQVYIENSAEGSKFVKWEKRKKGSVAEGRRQTNPPPRVGVVEGAEAHQATHENPETTVCNDTRRTASTGTFPQSEQFKAIKGKPSWMGSPPESVLSELKRTNETQPEGAGAETQTAQNLRWGRLFGAGNVGKTEKTELKSSKNPKSMLPSGWLSLDRSVLDLVVQSVGKRAEPQALNTHSAETQHCQTQQDQTQEPNTQTTAAREVRALCHHIATETGHLSFHKGDVLRVLSRADSDWLLCSLGDAHGLVPIIYVTLNDEESEDPRGPQ, from the exons ATGGACAGTCCTCCGAAGCTGGCCGGAGAGACACTGATTGTTCATCACATCCCTCTAGTGCACTGCCAGGTTTCCGGTTCGCATCAGCGCTGCAGGAGCCCTCTGAGGAAAAGCAACAACCCGTTCAGCTGCCCAGAAAACCTGGGCCTGATCCGCACCACCTCGCTTCCCGAGAGAGATGTCCTCCAGCGCGAGGCTCTAGTGTACAGCAGCCTGATCCAGACCTCCAGCTCCAGCGATGCTTTTGAAGATGAAGGtatgagaggaggagagaaaaaaggagtGAGAGGTGGAAGCATGGCAAGCGACACTTCCTCTTTCACGTCCAGCAATTCTGAAGATGCACTTCCTAAAGTCCTGACCAAGAAGGTGCACAACAGGCCAAGCTCACTCAGACACAATCCCTTCCTGCTGAATGCGCGGGAAGacgattatgatgatgatgatgacgatgatggacACAACCTGAATGGATACTTGGAGGATTCTTCCTTTCACTTGCATGGAAACTCAAATGCATCCTTAGACGACAGAGTGGACTTGGCTCCATTCCATCTGCATGAGCTGGGCTACAACTCCGGATCGTTCCACCTGCATGAATCTTTAGAGAAGCCCTGGGGTTCTGACCAGAAGGGGGCTTCTGGGCGTCATTTTTCTGCCCGTCTCGAGGGGCTTGATCTTTTAGGGCTGGACATTCAGCATCGTCATGGCAGCAGCGGCTCCACCCTGTCGATGGACTGTGGAGAGCAAGAGTGGgacgacgatgatgacgatCAGTCCATGCAAGGTGGCCGAGGCAGTTCGGAATGTTGTGGATGCTCCCGGACGTATCCTGAATCGTTCCCAGACTTTGCACACGGTTACTGCAGCGATTCATCCTGCAACAGCTCTGACGGCATTCTGGTCAACTTCAGTACCATCTACAACAAGACGAACAACATCGTCCCTGACAAGCCAATCAACCTAAACAGCTCCTGCACCTCTTCCGTATCTGAGCCAGTCTGTATGGGCGGGGCTGAATATGTAAGTGGAGGTGGAGCTTTTTACTTGGACTTGCACAGATCTCCAACGGAAGCTCCCCAGGAAGCCACCGACCTTCCGTCTTCCTCTTCCTGCCTATGCTCTTCCCAGCCACAAGGTGGCAAAGTGGAGCTTGACGCTAACTGCAATTCCTATCACAACCACGAAGGTCTGTTACCCTCTGAGACCTCAGCCAATGACCTCACTTCCTGTATGCAGAGCCAGGCACAGCTGGTTGTCGCAACCCAGAACTACTACAAGCTGGTAACCTGTGATGTTTCAACACATTCCTCCCCAAGTCCTGCAGGATCTTCAGTCACAAGCTGCTCTGATGAACACAGCAAAGGAAGTCCCACCCAGCCCACAGAGTACTTCCTGTTTAGGCACACTAAAGAgcgagaagaggaagaagagcaaGGAGAAAATGCACAG CAGTGTGAGAAGAAGGCGGAGCCACCGATGAGTAACACTGACTCCATGCGTTCAAATGTGATTGAGGGACAAGTGTACGTCAACGTCTCACCACCTGTGGGAGGAGCTTCGGTCGGGGCCCGCCTTCGTTCCCGTAGCTATGATCGGAACCTGGACAAGACCCCACAGCCTCGTCTAGGCTCTCTGGAGCGCATGCTAAGCTGTCCTGTGCGTCTCAGTGAGGGTTCCAGTCCGGGCCTGCCTCCTCCACCACGCGTCACTTCCTTCGCTGAGATTGCAAGGAACAAAAAGAAGAACGGCGGATCTCCTTCTCAGAAGACTGGTGCCGAAGCCTCTTCTGTTCACTCCCACTCGTCTGGAGAGTTCTCCCCGATTCTTGAAGATCTGTCCTCACTGATTAACTCCCCCCACTGGAGCGCACCACTCAGAGCCTCGCCGGGGGGAGCAGCGAAAGAGACGCGGACCAAAGCAGAAG GTGGACTGTCCAGTTCTGCTGACTCGTCTCCAGCAGTAGTGCGCTACACTAAAGACCAGCGTCCCACTACGTTACCCATCCAGCCCTTCACCTTGCAGCAGCAGTTCGGGAAACCCCAGACGAAGCCCGTCCTCCCTCTGCTGGACGAGTACATCAATCATATGCAGGCTCGTTTTGGCTCCGCCCCATCTGAACGGGACGAGGAGGACTCAGACGACGATGGTCAGCGTCCCCGGCCGTCTCCTCTGGGCAGTTATTCGCCACCCCGATCCCTCTCCTGCCCTGCCCCGCTCTCTCACACCCCGACTGGGGTCGCCAAGCTGGCCCCACTACCCCCGACTCCTCCCCCTGCCACCAGGGGGCATTGTTTCCAGCGAGCTAATCGGAGTACATTACCCACACTGCCCAGCTCCGGCCTCAGTCCAATGGCACAGCTGGACCCGGGACCTCAGGAAGAGGAAGTGAAAGAAGCTCCTGTGTGTATGACACAGAGACCGCACAATG gtcagTCATTGAGGTGTTACAGTGACCTGCTGCCAGATTATTTCTCTCAGACAGAGCGACCCCCGGAGGAGTTCTGCCTCTCACCTGACGCAACCACTGAAGAGTCCATCTCCATCGACCTGCATCAgaagagag gTCTGGTGAAGGCCATAAACACAGCAGTGGATCTGATTGTGGCTCATTTCGGCACCAGTCGGGATGCAGGAATAAAg gcaaAGTTGGGCAACAGCTCGGTGAGTCCCAACGTGGCTCACTTGATCCTGAAGTACCTGTGTCCCGCCGTGTGTGACGTGCTGCATGACGGCCTGCGAGCGTACACACTTGACATCATCATTGGTCAGCGGCGCAATCAGCCCTGGAGCGTCGTGGAGGCCTCAACACAGCTCG gtcctTCTACACGTGTATTACACAGCCTCTTCCTGAAAGTCAGTCAATACTCGGagctgaccaatcacagcatGAGACTCAACGCCTTCATCCTAGGACTCTTAAA cTTGCAATCTCTGGAATTCTGgtttaatcacatatacacacatgaag ACATCATAGCGGCCCACTACCACCCATGGGGTTTCCTTCCCCTTTCTCAAGGGGCATGTCAGCCAATGTTTGAGGAGTTGCTGCTCCTGCTTCAGCCACTCTCGCTCCTGCCCTTTGACCTCGACCTTCTGTTCGAACCGCATCAGCTGCAGAAAGGTCAAGAGCACCTGAGGTGCAAAGAGCAGCTCTGCTCCACCCGCCAGGGCCTCGAACAATCAGCTCGCTCCACGTTCCAGCTCATGAGGGGCCCGACAGAGCCTATACAGCTAAAACAAGAGGTGGGGTCAAATCAGAAGGGGGCGGAGCAGCTTCACAGAGGCAGGTTTGCGTTAAGGTGTGAGGGAACCTGGCCTCGAATGGATGGGGCAGAGTCTAAAAAACAAGTGCGGAGGGTGCGAAGGAGCGACAGGGCAGGTAGTGAATCAGAGAGTGAAGGGCTCGTTTTGCACACAGGCAGGATGAACGGAGTGGGCGGGGAggacaaagagagggagaggaggaaggaaagggaaagagaaagagacggagagagagacaggttaaGAAGCAAGCAGGCAGGATGGTGGTTCCAGCTCATGCAGAGTTCTCAGGTCTACATCGAGAACTCTGCTGAGGGCTCCAAGTTTGTCAAGTGGGAGAAGCGCAAGAAAGGAAGTGTGGCTGAGGGGCGGAGACAAACCAACCCACCCCCAAGAGTGGGCGTGGTCGAAGGTGCAGAGGCTCATCAAGCAACGCATGAAAATCCAGAAACCACAGTGTGCAACGACACGCGTCGTACCGCCAGTACTGGAACCTTTCCCCAATCAGAACAGTTCAAAGCGATTAAAGGGAAGCCATCTTGGATGGGCAGTCCCCCGGAGTCAGTGCTGAGCGAGCTAAAGAGGACGAACGAGACACAGCCGGAGGGGGCAGGAGCGGAAACGCAGACAGCTCAGAATCTACGCTGGGGGCGATTGTTCGGAGCCGGAAACGTCGGCAAAACGGAGAAAACGGAACTCAAATCATCCAAGAACCCGAAAAGCAT GTTGCCGTCGGGTTGGCTGAGTTTGGATCGGTCCGTGCTGGACTTGGTGGTGCAGTCTGTTGGGAAAAGGGCGGAGCCTCAggcattaaacacacacagtgctgagaCACAACACTGCCAAACACAGCAGGACCAAACACAGGAGCCCAACACACAGACAACAGCTGCACg tgaggTAAGGGCATTGTGCCACCACATCGCCACGGAAACAGGTCACCTGAGCTTCCATAAGGGTGACGTGTTGCGGGTCCTGAGCAGAGCggactctgattggctgctgtgCTCCCTTGGCGACGCCCACGGCCTGGTGCCGATCATCTACGTTACATTAAACGACGAGGAGAGCGAAGATCCTCGAGGGccacagtga
- the LOC128625550 gene encoding uncharacterized protein LOC128625550, producing MAGRLGTAYKLEYTGSVVDCLKAGLRPVQCVERFTVCPGELGEDVVPSSNPASPRCVEWQEALSILNGGERAAEQDEWTETFTEVDVRSVFFSEQDLFLPEEVLISDIKLTSHLPSLTKLLQRLKPYPVSDLLDLHQTGSLLSEHVMIGEFSLCSVPASFSAPLASQWDREEFGKENILDAEDLMLPDFVETDEQELISHRLIQVREALNLTAEAVEEHWSVSDTLRAGTLASSTWETFSAPATHITDSAPERPISPFPFRSYVELELDLILSPPPPPSPPPYWKLEAELFRSTNQLSVETLSPVDRT from the exons ATGGCAGGACGTTTGGGCACCGCGTATAAACTGGAATACACAGGCTCTGTGGTGGACTGTCTGAAGGCAGGGCTTCGTCcagtgcagtgtgtggaaaG gtttacTGTGTGCCCGGGTGAGTTGGGAGAGGATGTGGTGCCGAGCTCTAACCCTGCGTCCCCGAGGTGTGTGGAATGGCAGGAAGCTCTCAGTATCCTGAACGGAGGAGAAAGAGCAGCCGAGCAGGACGAGTGGACAGAGACCTTCACCGAGGTTGATGTACGCTCGGTGTTCTTCAGTGAGCAAG atCTGTTCCTTCCTGAGGAGGTGTTAATCAGTGATATCAAACTGACCAGTCATCTCCCGTCTCTCACCAAATTACTGCAGAGGTTAAAACCTTATCCTGTGTCAGATCTACTGGATCTCCACCAAACCGGATCACTGCTTTCTGAACACGTCATGATTGG ggagttctctctgtgctctgtACCGGCTAGCTTCTCAGCTCCTTTAGCTTCTCAGTGGGACAGAGAAGAGTTTGGGAAAGAGAACATTCTGGATGCAGAG GATCTCATGCTGCCAGATTTCGTCGAAACCGATGAGCAAGAGCTCATCTCTCATCGTCTCATCCAGGTGCGAGAAGCTCTGAACCTGACTGCAGAGGCAGTTGAAGAACACTGGTCTGTATCAGACACTCTGAGGGCAG GCACGCTAGCTTCATCAACCTGGGAGACTTTCAGTGCTCCTGCCACTCACATCACTGACTCCGCCCCTGAAAGGCCAATCTCTCCAT TTCCTTTCAGGTCCTATGTGGAACTGGAGTTAGATCTGATTctgtctcctcctcctcctccttctcctcctccttattGGAAGCTCGAGGCTGAGCTGTTTCGGTCCACCAATCAGCTCTCAGTAGAGACGCTGTCACCTGTCGACAGAACGTAA
- the LOC128625549 gene encoding protein shortage in chiasmata 1 ortholog, which translates to MTLLERSHSPSLQRLGPTHLYDIITIDENTAILLQELGELEQERAAERVVLRLSALSLQFNRCWVLLHYSPLVCGEVFSNLALVYSALVLFAQKSEGLDVKVLLAYDGATVARYVHQVCLHTLLNSQRDVCSWLDREWFSVLPTEEEQCLLYFPCVNCVVAQLLLSRAPSLRWLLEASHIQLEEMFPEITPSVFKLFSECTAAHRLHAAAPQCEDEVAHIHHWGLDKDEALSHTHPHSDPRTLIHSSIVSHSPGFLQEHGTLGSGWCGAESECLTSTHSQNLVEEQEQTWVAGDFSGEEADEQWSLEASSLISSLSFTHSHTVPCTPCTQNPCPHQTHPLPPHLSHQQWGGSSAVSKRSDTERKRPAGGAIHTAFPQCKRVRLLYERVPGRSDGQTRLRFF; encoded by the exons ATGACTCTCCTGGAGAGGAGCCACTCCCCGTCTCTACAGCGGCTGGGACCGACACACCTGTATGACATCATCACCATTGACGAGAACACGGCCATTCTGCTGCAG gagctgGGGGAGCTGGAGCAGGAGCGAGCAGCTGAGCGTGTGGTTCTGAGACTCTCGGCTCTGTCACTGCAATTTAACCGCTGCTGGGTCCTACTGCACTACAGCCCTCT tgtgtgtggtgaagtGTTCAGTAACCTGGCATTAGTTTACTCTGCCTTGGTGCTGTTTGCCCAGAAGTCTGAAGGTCTGGATGTTAAG gtgttgcTGGCATATGACGGAGCCACCGTAGCACGGTATGTGCATCAAGTCTGCCTACACACACTGCTCAACTCTCAGAGAGATGTGTGTAGCTGGCTGGACCGAGAGTGGTTCAGTGTGCTGCCTActgag gaggaGCAGTGTTTGCTGTATTTCCCGTGTGTGAACTGTGTTGTAGCTCAGCTTCTGCTGAGTCGAGCTCCGTCGCTACGGTGGCTGCTGGAAGCTTCACACATTCAGCTGGAGGAGATGTTTCCTGAGATCACACCTTCTGTCTttaag ctcttcagtgagtgtacagctgCACACAGGCTCCACGCTGCAGCCCCACAGTGTGAGGACGAAGTCGCACACATCCATCACTGGGGTCTGGATAAGGACGaggctctctcacacacacacccccactcagACCCTCGGACCCTCATACACTCCTCCATAGTGTCACACAGCCCTGGCTTCCTCCAGGAGCATGGAACTCTGGGTAGTGGCTGGTGTGGGGCGGAGTCGGAGTGTTTGACGAGCACACACTCACAGAATTTGGTTGAAGAACAAGAACAGACGTGGG TAGCAGGAGATTTCAGTGGTGAGGAAGCAGATGAGCAGTGGAGTCTGGAAGCATCATCTCTGATCTCCagtctctctttcacacactcgcacaccgtTCCCTGCACACCGTGCACCCAGAACCCGTGTCCTCACCAAACTCATCCCCTCCCACCCCACCTGTCCCATCAGCAGTGGGGAGGCAGCAGCGCTGTGTCCAAGAGATcggacactgagaggaaaagaccagcagggggcgccatacacacag catTTCCGCAGTGTAAGAGAGTGCGACTTCTGTATGAGAGAGTCCCGGGAAGAAGTGATGGACAGACCCGACTCAGGTTTTTCTAA
- the atp8b5a gene encoding phospholipid-transporting ATPase ID, with amino-acid sequence MSFFGLDCVKKKEKETERRIRANDREYNLSFRYATNGIKTSKYNVLTFLPLNLFEQFQRIANAYFLCLLVLQVIPAISSLSWFTTVVPLALVLTVTAVKDAIDDINRHKSDRQVNNRKAEVLINGELRSEKWMNIQVGDIIRLENNQFVTADLLLLSSSEPLNLVYIETAELDGETNLKVKQALTVTGEMGGSVEALAAFTGEVCCEPPNNRLDIFSGTLVWKGHKHPLDNQCVLLRGCTLRNTAWCFGLVLFAGPDTKLMQNCGKTSFKRTSIDRLMNVLVLFIFGFLVLMCVILAVGHGIWEHFEASYTTYIPREGNMGAAFSAFLTFWSYIIILNTVVPISLYVSMEVIRLGNSYYINWDRLMYHERSSTPAEARTTTLNEELGQINYVFSDKTGTLTQNIMNFSKCSIGGKTYGDVIDHYTGQRLEISEDTLPVDFSFNDLADGKFQFYDASLLEAVKLGTPQVCNFFRLLALCHTVMPDETNNELVYQAQSPDEGALVTAARNFGFVFRSRSPESLCVVELGELRCYELLAILDFNNVRKRMSVIVRSPEGQLSLYCKGADTIIYERLHNSCSKLMEVTTEHLNEFAGEGLRTLVLAYKDLDEQYFSEWKQRHHEASTSLDQREEKLNDLFEEVERDLQLIGATAIEDKLQDGVSQTIEQLAKADIKIWVLTGDKQETAENIGYSCNLLREEMTDVFVISAKSHEEVRRELRDARVKMLPDSDEEASFISDSILGNEPKVVHDENVSGDYGLVINGHSLAYALECSMELEFLRTACMCKTVICCRVTPLQKAQVVELVKKYKQAVTLAIGDGANDVSMIKAAHIGVGISGQEGMQAVLSSDFSFAQFRYLQRLLLVHGRWSYLRMCKFLRYFFYKNFTFTFVHFWYAFFCGFSAQTVYDQAFIALYNLMYTALPVLGMGLFDQDVNDSWGLEYPQLYGPGQLSVYFNLGTFIKCALHSCYSSLVLFFVPYLSLYDTADYQSFALLTQTCLIFTVCVQLGLDLSYWTAVNHLFVWGSLGMYFLVSFAMQSDGLHQLQPGSFTFIGTARNTLDRLNVWLTIVLTVVLCVLPVLIHRFLYSQISPTINDKVRFMVHQMKAQPPPPRRRTRIRRSSTRRSGYAFSHTQGYGDLVTSNRFLRRQAPPRSTGFTPTGRTAWFSPIGKQQNSKQELEPTQLQHYRVVKDSAF; translated from the exons CCTGTTCGAGCAGTTCCAGAGGATCGCCAACGCCTACTTCCTCTGCCTGCTAGTCcttcag gtgattcCCGccatctcttctctctcatgGTTCACCACAGTCGTGCCCCTTGCCCTGGTGCTGACTGTCACTGCCGTCAAAGATGCGATTGATGATATT AATCGGCACAAGAGTGACCGGCAGGTGAACAACCGCAAAGCCGAGGTGCTGATCAACGGAGA gctcagAAGTGAGAAATGGATGAATATTCAAGTGGGTGACATCATCAGGCTGGAGAACAACCAGTTCGTCACA gctGATCTCCTCCTGTTATCTAGCAGCGAACCCCTGAACCTGGTTTACATCGAGACTGCCGAGCTggatgg ggagACCAATCTGAAGGTGAAGCAGGCTCTGACAGTAACAGGAGAAATGGGAGGGAGTGTCGAGGCCCTGGCTGCatttacag GAGAGGTGTGCTGTGAACCCCCTAATAACCGTTTGGACATTTTTTCGGGGACCTTGGTGTGGAAGGGACACAAACACCCACTGGACAATCAGTGTGTGCTGCTGAGGGGCTGTACTCTCCGAAACACGGCCTGGTGCTTCGGCCTGGTGCTGTTCGCTg GTCCTGACACGAAGCTGATGCAGAATTGTGGGAAAACCAGTTTCAAGAGGACGAGTATCGACCGCCTGATGAATGTCCTCGTGCTGTTT atctTCGGGTTCTTGGTGTTGATGTGTGTGATCCTAGCGGTGGGTCACGGTATCTGGGAGCACTTTGAGGCCAGTTACACCACCTACATACCCCGAGAGGGGAACATGGGCGCTGCGTTCTCAGCCTTCCTCACCTTCTGGTCCTACATCATCATCCTCAACACCGTGGTGCCTATATCACTCTACGTCAG tatggAGGTGATCCGTCTGGGGAACAGTTACTACATTAACTGGGACAGACTGATGTATCACGAGCGCAGCAGCACGCCGGCCGAGGCTCGCACCACCACGCTGAACGAAGAGCTCGGACAGATCAACTACGTCTTCTCTGACAAGACCGGCACACTCACACAGAACATCATGAACTTCTCCAAGTGTTCCATCGGTGGCAAGACTTAcg GAGATGTGATTGACCACTACACAGGACAGAGGCTCGAGATCTCAGAG gacacactCCCTGTGGATTTCTCCTTTAACGATCTTGCTGATGGGAAGTTCCAGTTCTATGATGCCTCTCTGTTGGAGGCAGTGAAGCTCGGCACTCCACAAGTTTGCAATTTCTTCAGACTGCTTGCTCTGTGCCACACCGTCATGCCCGATGAGACcaacaatg agttggTGTATCAGGCTCAGTCTCCAGATGAGGGCGCTCTGGTGACGGCGGCGCGTAATTTTGGCTTCGTGTTCCGCTCGCGTTCTCCGGAGTCGCTGTGTGTGGTGGAGCTCGGTGAACTACGCTGCTATGAGCTGCTCGCCATCCTCGACTTCAACAACGTCCGCAAGAGGATGTCTGTCATCG TGCGTAGTCCAGAGGGACAGCTCTCACTCTACTGTAAAGGAGCAGACACCATCATTTATGAGCGACTCCACAACTCCTGCAGCAAACTGATGGAGGTCACCACAGAACACCTGAAT gaatttGCTGGGGAGGGTCTGCGCACGCTGGTCTTGGCCTATAAGGATCTGGATGAGCAGTATTTCTCTGAGTGGAAACAGCGCCACCATGAGGCGAGCACTTCTCTTGATCAACGGGAAGAAAAACTCAACGACCTGTTTGAGGAGGTTGAAAGAGActtgcag TTAATCGGAGCCACAGCGATCGAGGACAAGCTCCAGGATGGTGTGTCGCAGACCATCGAGCAGCTGGCCAAAGCTGACATCAAGATCTGGGTGCTGACAGGAGACAAGCAAG AAACTGCAGAGAACATCGGCTACTCCTGTAACCTGCTGCGAGAGGAGATGACTGACGTCTTCGTCATCTCTGCAAAGTCACATGAGGAAGTGAGGAGGGAACTCAG AGACGCTCGGGTGAAGATGCTTCCAGACTCAGACGAGGAAGCGTCTTTCATCTCAGATAGCATTCTGGGTAACGAGCCTAAAGTTGTGCACGATGAGAACGTGAGCGGAGATTACGGCCTGGTCATCAACGGCCACAGCctg gcgtaCGCTCTGGAGTGCAGTATGGAGCTGGAGTTCCTGCGTACGGCGTGTATGTGTAAGACGGTGATCTGCTGTCGGGTCACTCCTCTACAGAAGGCTCAGGTGGTGGAGCTCGTTAAGAAATACAAACAGGCGGTGACTCTGGCTATCGGAGACGGCGCTAACGACGTCAGCATGATTAAAG cgGCTCATATCGGAGTGGGGATCAGTGGGCAGGAGGGCATGCAGGCCGTTCTCTCCAGCGATTTCTCCTTCGCTCAGTTCCGTTACCTGCAGCGCCTCCTGCTGGTGCATGGCCGCTGGTCCTACCTGCGCATGTGCAAGTTCCTACGCTACTTCTTCTACAAGAACTTCACCTTCACCTTCGTGCACTTCTGGTACGCCTTCTTCTGCGGCTTCTCGGCCCAG ACGGTGTATGACCAAGCCTTCATCGCGCTCTACAACCTAATGTACACAGCGCTCCCGGTTTTGGGCATGGGGCTTTTCGACCAG gATGTGAACGACAGCTGGGGTCTGGAGTACCCTCAGCTTTACGGGCCGGGTCAGCTGAGTGTGTACTTTAACTTGGGAACCTTTATAAAGTGTGCGCTCCACAGCTGCTACAGCTCCCTGGTGCTGTTCTTTGTGCCCTACCTTTCCCTGTACGACACCGCAGACTACCAGTCCTTTGCCCTGCTCACGCAGACGTGCCTCATCTTCACcgtgtgtgttcag TTGGGCTTGGACCTGTCGTACTGGACGGCGGTGAATCACCTGTTTGTATGGGGGAGTTTGGGGATGTATTTCCTCGTCTCCTTTGCTATGCAGAGCGACGGACTGCACCAACTCCAGCCGGGCTCCTTCACCTTCATAG gcacCGCGCGCAACACTCTGGATCGGCTCAATGTGTGGCTGACGATTGTCCTGACAGTGGTATTGTGTGTGCTGCCAGTACTCATTCACCGCTTCCTGTACAGCCAAATCAGTCCCACTATCAATgacaag GTGAGGTTTATGGTGCACCAGATGAAGGCccagcctcctcctcctcgccgTCGCACCAGGATCCGCCGCTCTAGCACTCGCCGCTCAGGCTACGCCTTCTCTCACACTCAGGGCTACGGCGACCTCGTCACCTCCAATCGGTTCCTGCGCCGACAGGCCCCGCCCCGGTCCACAGGTTTCACTCCCACAGGCCGCACAGCCTGGTTCAGCCCGATTGGGAAACAGCAGAACTCTAAACAGGAGCTGGAACCCACGCAGCTCCAGCACTATCGTGTTGTTAAAGACTCCGCGTTCTAG